The bacterium genomic interval CCTCGAAGCGCGTCCGGACGGGGCCGGCGCCCCGAACTTTCTCGTCTCGGCGCTCCAGGACCCCGGGACCGCGAGCCGTCCGGGCACGCCGCTCCAGCGCATCCAGATCATCAAGGCCTGGACCGAGGACGGCAAAGCCCGCGAGCAGGTCTACGACGTGGCCGGCGGGCCCAACGACGCAACCGTCGATCTCGACTCGTGCACCCCGCTCGGCGCGGGCGCGCGGAGCCTCTGCTCGCGGTGGGAGGATCCGGACTTCGACCCCGACGAGCGCGCCCTCTACTACGCGCGCGTGCTCGAGAACCCGACCTGCCGCTGGCAGCAGCACCTCTGCGTGGACGCGGGCGTGGATTGTTCCGAGCCGTCGACGATCGGCCCGGGATACGAGGCCTGTTGCCGGAACGACTTTCCGAAGACCCAGCAGGAGCGCGCCTGGACCAGCCCCGTCTGGTACACGCCCTGAGGCGGCCGCGCATAGCACGCCCCTTTCGACGCCTTCTCCCTTCGCGGTCCTCGACGTACGGGAGTACGCCTGCGGTCGCTCCGGTCCGAGGTCGCCGAAATCGACGCACTCTGCACGCCCTTAAGCTCGGGAAGAATGGAATTCGCGCTGGCTAGCTCGGAATCTCGTCGAGGGCCCACTTGCCTTCGGTGGCCATGGCGGGGAGCCAGGTCTCGACGAGCTTTCCTTCCGCGACCCGGAACGTCTGGACCCAGTCCCACTGCATCTGGTCGTTGATCTTCCAGGTGCCGATGGCCGTGACGTAGTCGCCTTCGGCCATCAGGAAGTACTTGAAGTCCGAGATCGTCCAGGCGTCCTGCATGGGGAGGAGCTCGTCGCGGTATTCCTCGGCGGTGACGGCGCGGGTGCCGCGGACGTCGTGGCGGGTGTAGGTCGGGCCGGCGAGCTCGGGGATCTTCTCGAAGTCGAGGTTCGCCCACATCTCGTCGTACCAGCGGCGCATCAGCGCCTTGTTGTCCTCTTCGCGGGTCATCGGGATTTCCTTCGGTGGATCGGCGTCGCTCGAAGATCGCACACGATCGTCGGCTTGCCTCCGCGATCGCGTAGACTCCCCGCCGTCCCTCGACGAGGAGGGGCGAGGAGGGGAATCGTGGAGCTCATCAGTCTCGAGAACGTGCTCAACCTGGGCGTTCTGATCTTCCTGCAGGCGGTGCTCGGCTTCGACAACCTGCTCTACATCTCGATCGAGTCCCAGCGCGCGCCGGCCGCGGACCAGGCGAGGGTTCGGAAGCTCGGGATCACGATCGCGCTCGTGCTCCGGGTCGTGCTCCTCTTCCTGATCATGTCCCTGCTCCAGACCTTCGCGGCGCCGCTCTTCTCGGTCCACTGGACCGGCGTCCTCGAGGGGGAATTCACCTTCGCGACGATCGTCTTCCTCGCCGGCGGCGCCTTCCTCATGTACACGGCGGTCAAGGAGATCTCGCACCTGCTGGCGATCGAGCACCTGGAGGAGGGTGAGGCCTCGGAGCGGGAGTCGAAGAGCGCGGGTCAGGTGATCGCGATGATCGTGACCATGAACCTGATCTTCTCCTTCGACTCGATCCTGTCGGCGCTCGCGATCACCGACGTCTTCTTCGTCCTGGCGACGGCGATCGTCATCTCGGGCGTGATGATGCTCGTGCTCGCGGACTCCGTCGCGGACTTCATCAAGCGCAACCGGAAGTACGAGGTCCTCGGCCTCTTCATCCTGCTGATCGTGGCGGTCGTGTTGCTCGGCGAGGGCGGGCACGAGTCCCACCTCACGATCGCGGGCTTCCCGATCGAGCCGATCTCGAAGGCGACCTTCTACTTCGCGATCGTGGTGCTGGTCGCGGTCGACCTCCTCCAGTCGCGGTACCAGACCAAGCTCGCGGCTCAGCGGGCCGCGGCGCAATACGGGTCGGTCGGTCGCGCGGACTGGGGCGCATCCGGCTGATCTCCCGCCGCGTCACGCGTTCGGCGTCTCCCGCTCGACCGGGAACGCCTCCATGTAGTTCGCGAAGACCTCGTACATCGCGTCCCGCGTGATCCCGAAGTCGCCCTCGAGGTCGTAGACGACCTTGCCGTGGCGGCCGCGGGGGTGGGTCTCGATGTAGTGGTCGATGGACGCCCGGGCCTCGTCGCTCATGCCGAGTCCCGCGCGGTCGTAGATCCGCTCGAGGGTACCGAGATCGTCGGCCATGAACTCGTGGAAGTAGACGTGCTCGGTCTGCGCGGCCGGCAGGACGGCGCGGTCCCGGACGACGCCGTCGAGGAGGTATCTCTGGAGCTTCTCGGCGTGGGGAATGATCTCGTCGAAGACGATCGGCTTGCGGGACATGCGCGCCGCGTAGACCGTCATCGTGATCCACGAGGTGAAGACCGAGACCGGGTCGCGGTGGGTACAGACGAAGGTCGCGTCGGGGAAGGTCTCGACGAGGGCCGGGAGCCATCCCAGATGCTGGGGACTCTTCAGGACCCAGCGCTCCTTGGCTTCCAGGAACTGCAGCGCTTTGAGCGCTCGCTTGAGGAAGGCGTAGTGGGGGCGCTGGTCCTCTTCGAAGTAGGCGTCCATCCAGCGGGTCACGGGCTGTCCGGCCGCCATCAGCAGCGACGACAGACACATGTGCTGGAGATCGACCTCCTCGTGGATCCCGTCGTTCGGGACGTCATACATGTTGGTCATGAGCGGCATCACGAGGTCGATCTGGTCGAGACCGGCCTGGCCGTTCGCGATCCGGTCGTCGGCGATCGTGCCTGCTCGCGCTGCCGCCGAGGGGATCGGCTCCTGGGATTCCCAGCGACGCAGCGCGCGGAGCCGGGGATCGGCGCCGATCAGATTCAGCAGATGCGTCGTTCCGGAGCGTGGGAGGCCGGCGATGATCAGCGGGCGCTCGATCTCGAGCTCGTCGATCTCGGGATGCTCGGCGTAGAGCGCCTCGAGACGGCTGCGCTGGACGAGATAGCGGACCAGCGAGTTGAACGTGTTGAAGCGCCCCATCGTGGTGTAGTGCGCGTCCTCTTCGACGCACTCGATGTAGAAGCGCAGCCGTCGCCTCCAGTCCTCGTCCTCGAAGAGCGGCGTCCCGCCTTCCTGCTCGAGCTGCGCGCGCGCTGCAGCGATCACGCCGTCCTCGGAGAGGTCGAAGGGGATCTGCTCGATCATCTGGAAGCCGGCGCGGGCGGCCTCCGTGTACTCGGGCTCGGTGAAGTCGGTGATCCGGATCGTCTCGGGCACGGGTCGTCCTCGGGCGGGGAGGCGGGATCCCCATGGCAAGCGACCCCGACTGCCTGATCCTCGAGAGGGCAGCCGGGGTCGCGCGGGTTGCAGCGGAGCGGGGTACCGGGCGTCGCCGCTCCGAGGGGCGGCTAGGCCGCGCCCATCTTCGCGAAGACCTCTTCGGTCGGTTCGATCATGCGCTGGTACGTCGCCTGGATGACGTCGTCTTCGATGTCGAACACGACCTTGGCGCCCTCGGGACCGACGGCGTCGGTCTTCATGCACTCGGGCATCTTGTCGTCCGCGGCGGTCCAGCCGGCTTTCTTGTTGAAGTCCCACTCGTCCTGCAGGCACTGCCACGTCAGGTCGAGGAAGCGTTCCCGGCTGATGTCCTCCCCGAAGTAGGCGGAGTAGAACTCCCGGATCTGCTCCATGTTCGGCATGAGGAACATGCAGAACCCCGACGCATCGATGGCGGCGTTGATGTGCTGCTGCTCCTGGGAGAGTCGCGCGAGCTGGTCCGGCGTGGCGCCCGGGTTCACGACGAGGCCGGCCGTGTGGTCGGCGCCCATCGCGCTCGTCACGTAGGTCACG includes:
- a CDS encoding ester cyclase — protein: MTREEDNKALMRRWYDEMWANLDFEKIPELAGPTYTRHDVRGTRAVTAEEYRDELLPMQDAWTISDFKYFLMAEGDYVTAIGTWKINDQMQWDWVQTFRVAEGKLVETWLPAMATEGKWALDEIPS
- a CDS encoding tellurium resistance protein TerC, with translation MVELISLENVLNLGVLIFLQAVLGFDNLLYISIESQRAPAADQARVRKLGITIALVLRVVLLFLIMSLLQTFAAPLFSVHWTGVLEGEFTFATIVFLAGGAFLMYTAVKEISHLLAIEHLEEGEASERESKSAGQVIAMIVTMNLIFSFDSILSALAITDVFFVLATAIVISGVMMLVLADSVADFIKRNRKYEVLGLFILLIVAVVLLGEGGHESHLTIAGFPIEPISKATFYFAIVVLVAVDLLQSRYQTKLAAQRAAAQYGSVGRADWGASG
- a CDS encoding sulfotransferase, which encodes MPETIRITDFTEPEYTEAARAGFQMIEQIPFDLSEDGVIAAARAQLEQEGGTPLFEDEDWRRRLRFYIECVEEDAHYTTMGRFNTFNSLVRYLVQRSRLEALYAEHPEIDELEIERPLIIAGLPRSGTTHLLNLIGADPRLRALRRWESQEPIPSAAARAGTIADDRIANGQAGLDQIDLVMPLMTNMYDVPNDGIHEEVDLQHMCLSSLLMAAGQPVTRWMDAYFEEDQRPHYAFLKRALKALQFLEAKERWVLKSPQHLGWLPALVETFPDATFVCTHRDPVSVFTSWITMTVYAARMSRKPIVFDEIIPHAEKLQRYLLDGVVRDRAVLPAAQTEHVYFHEFMADDLGTLERIYDRAGLGMSDEARASIDHYIETHPRGRHGKVVYDLEGDFGITRDAMYEVFANYMEAFPVERETPNA